Proteins found in one Mangifera indica cultivar Alphonso chromosome 15, CATAS_Mindica_2.1, whole genome shotgun sequence genomic segment:
- the LOC123197483 gene encoding uncharacterized protein LOC123197483, whose amino-acid sequence MEATKFLSSTILPLHHGVSSSLLCRKNDVKKPYILSMGGSRGSEGRDYEGKLVDENMIVLRMRIREKKLSEAKYEPPSNWMEWERKYYLHYNQDICEAMGLLQSYLMNIRPGIAVGMIGVVAMSVAISTGLLLFQAVELAKIILFGFHLT is encoded by the coding sequence ATGGAAGCAACCAAATTCTTATCCTCCACCATTCTTCCTCTCCATCATGGAGTTTCTTCCTCATTGCTATGTCGAAAGAACGATGTGAAAAAGCCCTACATCTTAAGCATGGGTGGGAGTAGAGGATCAGAAGGGCGAGATTATGAGGGAAAGCTGGTGGATGAGAACATGATTGTGCTGCGAATGCGCATTCGAGAGAAGAAATTGTCGGAGGCAAAGTATGAGCCGCCTTCGAATTGGATGGAGTGGGAAAGGAAATATTATTTGCATTATAATCAGGATATCTGTGAAGCAATGGGGCTGTTGCAGAGTTATTTGATGAACATTAGGCCAGGTATAGCGGTTGGGATGATAGGTGTTGTTGCAATGAGTGTGGCCATTTCTACTGGGTTGCTCTTGTTTCAAGCTGTGGAATTGGCTAAGATCATCTTATTTGGGTTTCACTTAACGTAA